The genomic window GAGGGCAGAACCATCAGAActttagaatcaagatcacattagggcagtgatggcgaaccttttttggctcgcgtgccaaaagcggggggagtgcagaggggtcatgcacaggcatgccgcacccataatgctatgcgcacaaaCCCAGAGGGCATGCGCACATGTCAgcactccccccccatttttggcgtgcttttttcgccctccccaggctccagagcacgaaaaactggccctatgagcaaaccagaagttccgggaatggacttcctgtttgctcgtagtgtcgttttttgccctccggagccttcagggaagcctcctgaaggctcctaaATGCtacggagggctaaaaccggccgtacgagcaaaccggaagtatgttcccaaacttctggtttgcccgtagggctggtttttcacactccagaggcttcaaggaagcctctggggggcaaaaatggcttcaaaagaaggccaaagtcagctggccagtgcgtgcatggACATGCCCTGATAAAttgctccacgtgccacctgtggcatgcgtgccataggtttgccatcacaggtatagggtttcctgcctgagcaagggtttgaactagaagaccttcaaggtccttttcaattctgttattttatattctaatttctaaGCCAGGTCTAAACTACTGGCTATAAACTGAGGATTAGCTGTATTACTAAGAGAAAATTCTCCACTGCTGAAACATGTTCACAATCCCAAATCAAGACAAAAGGCACAGCAGAATTCTTCCCTTAATCTGCTTTTCTATtgtcaaatatatatttataagtaATGTTCAAAGGCAGACGTTTATCTTCCTTTGGAATGTTCTTGTGAaatttatttggatttttaaaagaagCTAATAGCTTACAGCAAAGGGTATGTGCCTCCTCACAGGTTACTAAGAGGCTGTATATTTTGCTTTTAtcatgatgtttcatgatgtgAACTAATGCTTTGGTTAAGCAAAATAATTACTAATGTCATGAAAAGCTGTAGGATATATTTTAGAACTGTCTTCTATTGCCATTGAGGTGTTAAGGCAAGATAATCCATGGGAATGAAGAACGGGAGTGcagggacatgggacaaatttttaaaatatgatgtAATAAGATAGAAAATGgggcattttggttttttttattatttgcacTATCCTTAAACAAGATAATTTTTTTCAGTAAAAGTACCAAAATTTTGCTACGTTATGTATAAGCTTTGCCCACAAATGAATGCCAATAATACTATTGTAAgccaagtagttcttgacttacaaaagtAATTGACTGCAGAAATAAGGTTGTAAGTTGTGGCAATCGTTAAGTGGGTCATCATGTTTACTGgaaaccaacaaaaaaaaatgccagaaaTTGTGATCATGTTATAGAGTGGAAGGGTCAGTCTGCAATTTCCATCTTCCTCAAATTACTGGAAAGCCAGTGGAGGCTATATCTTGATGTCACCAAGAAGGGTTTTGGTGAATGCTTTTGGCCTTTGCTGTCGGGGTTTTATGTGCAGGCACGGGACCAAGAAGATAGCTTAGGAAACAAGCAACTTCCTTGCCAGCTCTTAGCATCCCACTATATCCACCTAAACTGGAATCGGCCTAGCCCATATAAATTTGGGGAACATTTTGTGCAATTAAAGATGGGGCAAGGGTAGTTTGAGGTGCCAAAAGCCTGCCATTTGAACGACTGCTTTAAGATTCTTGACTATTGTATTCAGATTTGAATCCTGACAAGCGGAGCTCAGCACAATCTTTTGGAATGCAGCAATTGGAAGATATGGGCAATGTGATTTTAGCACTAATTTCAGAAGCCTACAGTAAGCAAAGAGAGTATTCTTTTGGGATGGGATGGTTTAATTTTACATGTATGGACTTCTTCTATATTATTTCTGTTACTGCCTTTTTTTAGGAACTgttgagtgggttttttttggaggTTTGAAGCAGaaattagaattttattttagtGTTAGAAGGCACAGTTTTCTTGGCCAGGCATGCATCAGACTTTTCACAGCATGTCAATGGCTGCTCTCCAAAAATGAAGAGCTTACTGCGTTTTTAGGACATGTTAAGGTATAAAATCATTTAAATCTTTGTGATCTTTAAAAGTCAATACTgatttgatgacacataatcaaaaGAATAAAATGGGTTTTGAGTACCTATTTTTCTTTAGACCCTAAAAGTTCtaacaagtaaaaaaaatagttaacaaAGAGGATGTGGACAGAGCACAATTGGCTACACTTTTTCCATCCAGCTTTAAATATGGCTAAAAAaatttcttctcttcccctctctgtcccttctcttctctcctctcctctcctcttctcctccctccctccctcccccgcctctCCATCCATACTGGACATTATTGCAGGAAATGATCAAAAGTGAGATATTATTAATGGACTAAAATAAAGAGAGATTCAGGCAGAGAAGTTTTCCTTGTCAGACTATTGACCCATCTGGTGGTAATTGTCAAATATGGACTACAAGGAATGTTCAGTGATATATAGAAGGGCATAACCAACCTTCCTTGGGTGTGTCTAGAAAGGAACCCGACTCTTCCTGCATGCAAGCTTGTGTTGTATCACTCAGCTAATACTTCGTCCCATGGAAAGTACACTTTTGAAGGAGGCAGGCAGGTGACATTGCCATAAATCTACCTACGGGAAGTGTAGGTTCTCTAACTCTGGAGGTTTTAAAATCTGATAGCCAACTCTCAGGAACAGTTCAACTGGTTTTCCTACACACCTGAGAAAgtggaagtagatgaactttgcATTCCTTTCCACATCTACAGTTCTGATTCTATGCATGCTATAAATGCTGGGGTAAAAGAAAAGGGCCTAGAGTAGCAAGCATTGCAATGAGATCATATATatcatctgtctctgtctatctctgtctatctctctatatctttctttctttctttctttctttctttctatctatctatctatctatctatctatctatctatctatctatctatctctgcctgtctatctatcacAGGTggataatatttcatttttctattcaAACATATTGTtggaaataaaattgattttgttCTGTGTTTTATAGACCACAGGTTTTCAGAGCCAGAAAGGGTGAACTATAAATTTGAAAGTGGAACCTGGTAAGTATGTACCttcaaataaaatatgaaaagctTTTTAAAGACAATTTATTAAACATATGAATAGGCCTTCCTGAGATTTGTCTATCTTCCTGGAGCCCAGACCAAAAACAAATTGaacaaattgaataaaaaattAATGTTGCCTCTTAGGGAAGAATCCTAGGAAGTTATGTGGAACTATTACCTATATAAAAATGTAATGTAAGAGAGAGGATCCTTTTAATTAAGTTCAAAGCCTTTCTTCAATGCAAATTCATTTGAACCCTTACTCCtttgaaaaaaactttttaaaatcaacacCGTAATTACCCTTTTGCTGTatattgcaaaaaagaaaactCTTATAAAACTGCAGgcatatacattttctttctttctatacagACTGAAGAGAAAGCCAATGAAACCTATAACATATGTCCTGAGGCTTTTTAATCTTCAACCaacaataagaataaaaaatataccCCAAAGTGATTTTAAAAAGGGGGCCTGTTGAatgttgagtcccccccccccccgaaaaaggTCTACATTACTCACTCAGAGCATGATGGAATCTTATGAGTCCGAGCTGATCGCAAGagattgggggggaaaaaaccatcagTTTCTGCCATCTGCTCACCTCAAACATCTGTCCATAGTACATATGGGTTTTCTGAAGAACTCTATCCAGAGAGTATTTCTGGCAACCCACATCCAATGAGCAGTTGCTTTTCAGCCACAATGTCTCTTGCATTCTGcagaatttcaatttcaaatgaTGCCAAGTGTTGGTTTTTCTCATGACTGGAAATGTGAATACTTTTTCCCCACCTACAAATATAGAAAAATACAACATATACTCAAAGACAATGTCTGCTACATAGACAAATAGGAAATTAAATCTCAGTTTCCTTCTCTTAGGGCATATCTACACTGCCAGGGTTCTCTGTCATTAGTACAGGACACTAATTATTTCTGGTACTAAAGATCAATGAAGTTCTCAACTCCTCCACCCCACCATAAATGCAACTTCTGTCCATGTTTTCCTGCTCTACATTGAAAGTACTATTTGATGTCAAGCTTCACTGTCCAGTTTTCTCTCCTGTACTTTATTTTCTTCTGGGCAAACCCCTACACTTTGATTGGTTATTGCATCAGTGGGAAAACTGCCCCTTGCCTGGGTCAATGGCCACTGCCTTGCAGCTCTCAAATATCAGCTTCAGCCAGTTTTATCAATCGTGTTCCAATAATTTAGTACTCAGAGCAGCGTTTCTCATTCTCAGTCACCTGAAGATGTATGaatttcaattcccaaaattttgggtgttgaagtccatatatcttccaaattgctgaggttgggaaacactggattAAAAAGCATTTGCCTGATATATAAAAAACATCCTCACTTCACAGaacagatgattttttttaaaaaaattacagtgcTATTTTCCTTTCCATGAACTGACCACTTTATTTCTATCATGTCTACTGGATCACCATTGAATATGACATAGTGGatcaaccttccttccttttccagctgCATATAGCTCAATTAAATTAGTACTGCACAGGCAACTGGGATGCAATTTTTCCCCCCTTACGACAAGGGAAATGTTGAGGAAGTGAATCAATGGACTTGCTAAAAAGAACAGTAAAATGGgttggttaaaaaagaaaaatcatttgTCTTTTTAATACAAAAGTTGCATTATTAAAAATCGACAGTGTGTTGAACTGGTGGTGTTTTACCCATCAAACTTGTATTTTAACCACAACGCCTTTGGGAGATCCAACATTAGCTGAAGCACCCATTATGTAACCAATTCCTGGAAAATAATGGAAGCTGCaagaatgtttttaattttaaatttgattggtgtgtgcgcatgtgcgtatatgtgtgtgtgcattttcttATTAAATTAATGTGCTATCCATCTCAATGATAAGATGACCCTGAGCAGATTATTTTGATGCTTTTGATGTTTGTGTAAACTTAACAGTgcatacataacatacatacatacttacaaatatacatatattgtgtgtatgtgtgtgtatagacacaaatatacacatatatgcatatatatgtatatataatacacacacacatacacacacatacacacatatatatacatatacatacacaataAGAACTGTTCATAGAAACAAATGGTTGCTTTCTGGCATAGAAAATTTGGAGGGCATAGTAGTTATAAATTATCCAACAAGAGTAGTGGTAGTGGGCATTACAAACTCAGCCCTTGACAAATTGGCTGCTGAAGCATCCAGGGCTGGACAGGATTTTCTTTGTGGTCTCAGGACACAATAGGGACATCTTAAGGGTACAGCCCCAATAATTTAATCACTACATTGCAAATGACTATATTTATCTGTACAGGTGAAGATTAAAATTAGCCAGAACAACAGAAGTGAATTATGAAGAAAGTCATCATGTAACTTTATAAACAGAGATTAAAATGTAATTGTACCGTACTTATAACTGTGAAGAATATTGGaagctactttttaatatcttcttttattttctttacttATTGCATTTTTAGCTTGTTTGttatttctcttttattatttgcTCTGTTCTAATTTCGTTTTTATTAGGTCTTATGTTTGctcttaaaacttttaataaaaattactcCTATCGAAGAAAAACAGAAGCAAATTACATCATACTAGAGGACAAATTGCTAATTTCAAAAGAAATAGTGGTGAATTTTAAagtttccatttaattattttaaaaatgttctgatCAGAATTTACAACTACAGGAAAGCTTTAATGTTCTGGTTGTTGTTTGTGATGATGAGAatattaaagatattaataaagcTATCCTTGTATTTGATCTATAGCAGCAAGATGGAACTTGTAGATGATAACACTGTGATCCGAGCCAGAGGCTTACCTTGGCAATCATCAGACCAGGACATTGCCAGGTTCTTCAAAGGACTAAATATTGCCAAGTTAGTCCCATCAAAATGATTTATCTGTTATATTTAGATTCGTTCCATTATTCCCCACTTCACCATCCTTTCagtacctatccttccatcccccccaTCCATCCAGTCACAATTGatgaagcttcttgcatgagaagctaCATTtcttcgtcttcctcctcctccctctccccctcccctcctccttcgaaaaacagtccagttgccttttgaaaaagcacctttgagattatCACACTGATGACACTGGGATTGTAGGTCCAGGTGATTCCACTAAATACCAGAAGTCTGTGGTCATTGGATGGTCCACAAATCCTTTAACCAAATAATGTGTTGCTCATAgttatttttaaaacctttttaataCACGCAACACCGAACGAACTTAGGAAGTGGGCTAAAATTCACATTGTAGAATTAAttgaattgttattttttttaaagaaaggcctGAATACATCCCAAAATAACCAGAATCACTTTTCCCTTGCTTTCCAGTTTCCACGTAAATATAGCTTTTATGAAAAGGAACAtcttaagtttctttctttttgtaaccttttcttcctctctcttcagaGGAGGCGCTGCACTTTGTCTCAATGCCCAGGGCAGAAGAAACGGAGAAGCTCTTGTCAGGTTTGTAAGTGAAGAACACAGAGAATTAGCATTGCAAAGACACAAGCATCACATGGGGAACCGGTATATAGAGGTGCGTTGGTCAAGTTCTGAATGGTATATTTGGGTGAAATAGTGGAAAGTTTGTCTGAGtttaattatctttttctttGCTTATCTCCAGGTATACAAAGCAACAGGTGAGGACTTCCTCAAAATTGCTGGAGGTAAACTTTCCATTCCTATAAcctaaattaacattttaaatcagctttctgtgACTGCATTCTCTCCCCATAGGTGATCGTCAACTGGCAGTAGCCATGTTCAGAATATCCCGATTGGGGAAAGCTAGTCCTAAACAGAAAAACCTTCCTTTCGATTAAGTTAAAGAAATTGATTGAATTAGCCAGGAACTTTAGATCTCGGGCTACATAACTGTGTTGACCATTAAGGTCTTCAGGAAATTTTAGGGCAAGAATTGGATAAATACAATTTCTTTGTAGATTGAAGAAGGAAAATAGTTTGCATTGGCCATTAATCAAAAAcaccaataaaaatgttaatttttattaatttagcaGTACAACTTTAAAAATGGGAAGATCTTAATATATTATCTAGCATAATACAGGTTGAAAGCCATTTTAACCATAATGCCATGGTTAaaagcaccaagctagaaactgggagacactgagttctaatcctgtcttagGCAAAAAAGCAGCTAGGTCATTTTGTGCCAGGCACTTGCTCTCAGTCCAAGGAAgatggcaatggcaaaccatttctgaaatattgtcaagaaaactgcaaagacTTGTCCAGCCATCACCAAGAGTCAATGCTGACTTGAAGGTGCGCATACAGACACAcaaataccagaggtgggttcctgccagttctaacctcttctatagaagaggttccacaaatctacagtgccatttggaatcggttccagctccctccccacccggccacacatcatcaagatgaagactgAGAGGAGGATTTCTGGGAAATCCCAGAaatcctcttccagtcatgttggctcaggaactctggcattgaagtccacaagtcttaaagctgtcaagtttgagcacccctgggttttttttctaaagggttaggggtgcaagggtcttgtatcttgacagctttaagacttgcacacttcaatgccagagttcctgagccaacgtgactggaagaggaattctgggagttgaagtccacaagtcttaaagctgtcaagtttgaacacccatggttttttttctaaagggttaggcgtgcaagggtcttgtaacttgacatatTTAAGACTTGTgtccttcaaatgccagagtttctgagccaacattttggttgctaagcaagagcattgttaagtgagtttcaccacattttacaagttggccaagcccacccagtaacatggctggcaagccactcccacccgatcacataGCCGCCATGCCATTCCCACCCAGGCACatggcaggccacacctacagagcaggccacacgtacagaagaggttctaaaaaatgttgaaactcaccactgacacaTACACATTGCATATGAAACAAGATTAGAGGTGTAGAGCAAGAAACAATGATGGTCCAATTATCCACAGATATTCCCAATTCCAATGTTTAATTAAACCATACAGATGGTGTTCTTAAGCTATGATAGTAATGTGAAGGCCCTTTCTTGAAGCCTTCTCAATGTTTAATAGAACCAGCCTGATTCAGATACAGTAAGTCGTGATTTCTTGCccatgatttattgaataaatcaacTGCTGGGATCATGCAACATATAGTACTACAAACTACTGGTTTACAAAATATGTTCCATATTGTATCTGGACAAGAGTTACACTGTGTACTGGGTGGTAACAGTAGGGCTTACCACATGGTTAGAGGATACAGAACCTGCTCTTCTAGGGTGTGTGTAAACCCTATAGTTGTTTAATTTTTAGTTTCTAGTCCAGGAGCCATTGGAATAGAGTTTCTGTACAATAGTGTAGTTCACTGTGATTTTCTGCAAGCAAAGAAACCAGTACAACCTTCCTAGTTTACCTTGGAATTCCTGAACCTTAGTGCCTGTGTATCTGGGGAACATCAGATTGAGGAAGATTGTCTTAGGCACAACTAATAGTAAATGTGGAAATACACAtgtgcagatatttttccctctaTAAAATGAAAACTGTTAAGGATAtaaagaatatatttaaaaatagccaACGAGGAGAGACTTTGTCAATCTAGATGACACCACTGTGcatacatatgtgtatgtatgtcatTCCCatgctactaaaaaaaaaatccacattagatctattttctttctttatatcatTCTGGGTGATGGATGGGTACCTAGCCTtctaaatgtttttcttcttgttgttcttcAAGGTACATCCAATGAAGTAGCCCAGTTCCTATCTAAAGAAAACCAAGTGATTGTTCGGATGCGGGGTCTCCCATTCAATGTAACATCAGAAGAAGTGTTAGCGTTTTTTGGTCAACACTGTCCTGTGACAGGTGGAAAAGAAGGAATCCTTTTTGTGACTTACCCTGACAATAGGCCAACGGGAGATGCATTTGTGTTGTTTGCTTGTGAGGAATATGCACAAAACGCACTCAAAAAGCATAAGGACTTGTTGGGGAAAAGGTATATAGAACTTTTCAGGAGTACAGCTGCTGAGGTACAGCAGGTGAGAACCAGTACTCACTAATATTATGGTGTGAGATGCTAATTCAAGATAACTATGGAATTCACAACTGCAAGATAAAGCAATCACCAATTTGAATGTCTTTAATGGAAAACTAAACAAGTTCATGGAGAATTAATACAGACTATATATTATTTGAAgtgtctttgaatattagtagcttggGTTGGTGGTTATGTTTTTTTAACACTTATGATattggtttgagctctgagcttggcaatttggttgcaaatgtttcatcccCATTTGAGGAGACATCTTCAGTATGCTTTCGATTGTGCTTGTTTGAGGGAGCACTGGTCTTTAAATACCTTGCTAAGTCCTGGTTTGATTTTGGGTTGTGTGATTGGCTGGCTGTAGTTACTGAGTCATAGTCCTTCATTTTAAGTACCATCTGTATATAGTCTGTATACAGGCTGTATATTATCTCTGATACCAGATACAGTCTGTCTTTGATATCATTTGGTGGCTACTATACTTCTAAAAGGCATTTGACTGGGCATTTTGGATAAAGATAATCTGAATTAGGGGGGAAAATTTTTTTAGGTTATGGCCTCCAAAATTAAAGGAACGAATTATAAGCCTGCAATGGTGCAAGGCAGGCCCCCCTGGCTAGGTGGGAGGAATAGTACTGCCGTGAATCAATCCTGATACAGCAGAATGTTCACACAGAAAGTTGTATTGTGTTTTCTAATTGGAGAAATCATTTTCCAACTAGATAGCTTTCATCCCACCTTCATTGGTGGCAGGCACTGAGATAGAGACTTCCATTCGTTGTGGGGATAATGTCCTTCACAATTGATTAGCAGACCATCTCAATGTTAGGGCAAGAAGAGTGTGGATGAAACCTTATTAGGCAATGTAAaatttaccttttaaaaaaaacaagtttagccAGTTAATTGGGAAGCAGCTTGGGTTGAGGCAACACCATATCTAATctctagcatttttttaaaaaagcatgagaGATGTAACCCAAATTTTAGAGACTTGCTGCCTGTTGGTGTAGATTGGGCATGTGTGGTCTTTTAGTCATGAAGGGCTATGTAGATTTAATATTTTTTGAAGTGATGAAGTCCATAGTGCTAAGGGCTAGGTTTCAAAACAAGAAAAGCCAGATTGTGTACATGGGATGGCTAAGATTTTCTCTCTTGCTCTTGGTGGGGAGTCTTTGTTTTCAAATGCATTAAGCTGACTTTAGAGCTTACACTATTCATTTGGTATGTTTCCTGTTTCTAaacttgtttattattttttgcttgcaGGTCCTGAACAGGTATTCCTCTGCTCCTCTCATTCCTCTCCCAACTCCTCCTATTCTTCCTGTGCTACCTCAGCAGTTTGTGCCTCCCACCACTGTCAGGGACTGTGTTCGTCTGCGTGGTCTTCCATATGCTGCCACTATAGAGGACATTTTGGGATTCCTGGGAGAGTTTTCTGGAGATATCAGAACTCATGGGGTTCACATGGTGTTAAATCACCAGGTTAGTGAAGAATGTTAACAAGAATGTACTCACAATGACATGGTTGTTCCTGAAACAATGAATGGGACTTTGAGTCTTCATTTTGCCCAATGGTAAGGCCAGATATTTTTCAAAGGTTCAGAAATCAAGTAAGGAAGCAAGAGTGACTTTTGCATGGAGTGAAGGCTTTATAGTTGTTTGGCCTAAAAGAAAAGACTGATTTCCTAAAAGGTCCAGCAACAATAATGAGGCTAGGTAGCACCATCAGTActaattatgttacctagttgggtaatgaaacatctgaaagcaaTAACCGAGCTCAGAAAGCGCCAAGAAATCTGTAATTAAGATCGTTGCAGAAAAGATAGAAGCATGGTATATTTAAACTTTCTAGAACATGGGTGGCAGTCAGATGTTTCTGTACTACAATTACCAGAAACCCAGCCAACATTACCAATACAAGAAGTGGTGGGAGAAGTATAACAACATCTGGGAGGCCATACATTATTTAGACCTCTCCTAACTTCATATGCATCCCTTAAAGATAAGGAATTTCCCACATCTGTTTTAGGCTATGCATACTACCACACCAGGACACAAAAATCAAACATCATAGTCATAACCATAATGTTACAAGGTAATCAAAAGCCAGCATTGGAGAAAAATAAATACGAAATAGAGAAATAGACTTCTTCCTCTTGTATGGAGCCTTGCCTAGCAATTAAAGATTCCTCGTAACTTCAACTTAGGAGAGACGTATGTAGTCCCAGGAGGACAAAAAAGTTCATGACTTCAGTGGCACTGAATGAAGATAACGTGTCATTGATGGTACCTCTGCCCAGATGTGGGACAGTCAACTAGGCTTTTCTATCAAAACCCCTAATTGTCATAGGGAGGAAATTTAGAATTTGTCAATGCAGTTATGAGATAAAATTGGGGGCTTGATGGGTGCCTCTCAAATGTAAAAAAGAGTTATTTCAGCTACCTAACAATTGTCAAAAGATATTTTCCAGCCCCTATTTGGCAAAGTTTGTAagttgtaagtttaattttatttataggccgcccaatcccgaaggactccgggcagcttacagaagggaagagaaagaaaataaaagaaagtaaaaataaaataagacaagttaaaacgacaccgatacattcatttcagtcggggctggaccttaacaatgaggtcaacagccccaggcctgccggaaaagccaggtcttgacagcttttctgaaggccatgagagtgggtgaggtccagatttctgggggtagttcgttccaaagggtcggggcagccacagagaaggctctcctccggggagccgccagctgacattgtctggctgacggcatccgaaggaggccaaccctgtgggatcttaccggccgctgggaggaatatggcagtaggcggtctcgcaggtatgctggtcctaagccatgtagggctttaaaggt from Thamnophis elegans isolate rThaEle1 chromosome 8, rThaEle1.pri, whole genome shotgun sequence includes these protein-coding regions:
- the ESRP1 gene encoding epithelial splicing regulatory protein 1 isoform X1: MTTSPDYLVILFGVTAGATGARLGSDERELIQLLWRVVDLANKKVGNLHHVLIGPDRLSLTDECREETGLDEDILALAPQLEQALGQFNQSVSNELNIGVGTSFCLCADGQLHIRQVLHPEASKKNILLPECFYSFFDLRKEFKKCCPGSPEIDKLDAGSMIQYLNPDKRSSAQSFGMQQLEDMGNVILALISEAYNHRFSEPERVNYKFESGTCSKMELVDDNTVIRARGLPWQSSDQDIARFFKGLNIAKGGAALCLNAQGRRNGEALVRFVSEEHRELALQRHKHHMGNRYIEVYKATGEDFLKIAGGTSNEVAQFLSKENQVIVRMRGLPFNVTSEEVLAFFGQHCPVTGGKEGILFVTYPDNRPTGDAFVLFACEEYAQNALKKHKDLLGKRYIELFRSTAAEVQQVLNRYSSAPLIPLPTPPILPVLPQQFVPPTTVRDCVRLRGLPYAATIEDILGFLGEFSGDIRTHGVHMVLNHQGRPSGDAFIQMKSSDRAFLAAQKCHKKTMKDRYVEVFQCSAEEMNFVLMGGTLNRNGLSPPPCKLPCISPPSYSFPTPTAIIPTEAALYQPSLFLNPRTLQPSTAYYPAGTQLFMNYTTYYPSMQQRMDLYSQMGRPGHCPKNGYLFKGPNS
- the ESRP1 gene encoding epithelial splicing regulatory protein 1 isoform X2, with the protein product MTTSPDYLVILFGVTAGATGARLGSDERELIQLLWRVVDLANKKVGNLHHVLIGPDRLSLTDECREETGLDEDILALAPQLEQALGQFNQSVSNELNIGVGTSFCLCADGQLHIRQVLHPEASKKNILLPECFYSFFDLRKEFKKCCPGSPEIDKLDAGSMIQYLNPDKRSSAQSFGMQQLEDMGNVILALISEAYNHRFSEPERVNYKFESGTCSKMELVDDNTVIRARGLPWQSSDQDIARFFKGLNIAKGGAALCLNAQGRRNGEALVRFVSEEHRELALQRHKHHMGNRYIEVYKATGEDFLKIAGGTSNEVAQFLSKENQVIVRMRGLPFNVTSEEVLAFFGQHCPVTGGKEGILFVTYPDNRPTGDAFVLFACEEYAQNALKKHKDLLGKRYIELFRSTAAEVQQVLNRYSSAPLIPLPTPPILPVLPQQFVPPTTVRDCVRLRGLPYAATIEDILGFLGEFSGDIRTHGVHMVLNHQGRPSGDAFIQMKSSDRAFLAAQKCHKKTMKDRYVEVFQCSAEEMNFVLMGGTLNRNGLSPPPCISPPSYSFPTPTAIIPTEAALYQPSLFLNPRTLQPSTAYYPAGTQLFMNYTTYYPSMQQRMDLYSQMGRPGHCPKNGYLFKGPNS